A section of the Styela clava chromosome 9, kaStyClav1.hap1.2, whole genome shotgun sequence genome encodes:
- the LOC120339806 gene encoding glutathione S-transferase Mu 2-like, which yields MGKLELGYWNIRGLAQAARLLLEYGGVEYEDKRYQCDMEPPYGRSKWLDVKFTLGLDFPNLPYMIDGDLKITESWAIYRYIARKIGMTFDTPKQEAEAHMLEGIINTLRQGFTHVCYNPQFEEKKDGMKESQLGKLQGFEKFLEGKKYLTGDKISHVDFAFYETLAHHQIMFPDIFSKFSNIQCFYKRFEENEKIAAYLKSSRFQKFPINNPVAKWGGKFQQD from the exons ATGGGCAAACTGGAACTTGGTTACTGGAACATCAGAGGTTTGGCACAAGCTGCGAGATTGCTGCTGGAATATGGCGGTGTGGAGTATGAAGATAAAAG ATATCAATGTGATATGGAACCACCTTACGGCAGAAGCAAATGGCTGGATGTTAAATTCACTCTCGGACTCGACTTCCCTAACTTGCCTTACATGATAGATGGCGATCTGAAGATTACTGAGAGCTGGGCAATTTACCGTTATATTGCTCGTAAGATTGGGATGACCTTCGACACTCCGAAACAGGAAGCAGAAGCTCACATGCTGGAAG GTATCATCAACACTCTTAGGCAAGGATTTACACATGTCTGTTACAATCCTCAATTTGAAGAGAAAAAAGATGGAATGAAGGAATCACAACTTGGGAAACTACAAGGGTTTGAAAAGTTCTTAGAGGGAAAAAAATATCTGACTG GAGATAAGATTAGTCACGTTGATTTCGCTTTCTATGAGACACTTGCTCATCACCAAATTATGTTCCCTGATATTTTCTCAAAGTTTTCCAACATCCAATGCTTCTACAAAAGATTTGAGGAAAACGAGAAGATAGCAGCGTACTTGAAATCAAGCCGATTCCAGAAGTTCCCAATCAATAACCCCGTGGCTAAATGGGGAGGAAAATTTCAACAAGATTAA
- the LOC120339786 gene encoding centrosomal protein of 63 kDa-like, with protein sequence MDTTIWEGMQKQQLDGGLLLTSCGAELQELMRQIDIMVRHKKMEWEGELAAVQDKLEVREQELGHTKSMLNQKHQEVGMLKHKLDGFDGSQRNVVKQYESQLSYLRNELLQLKSTYSKMQKHYAKQGKISEREHTLQKELEKTRAELDSKVQQETEFVKEKGAFEVKLRALQHQIECLEAQRKSFAEKSERIQQQVYTYQARLKRSNQMIEEVESTSQNLVKKLESELINDKELIQTQENLIKELQNKTRELDDLRKGTVKEKYMLQEELDKATCRARVFEDEGRELTSTLKARESVMRDSEIEIAELKNRVSDLENMLRTKQKLIESLQTRSPLKSREDEMQRNVAHLESLVSTYRNSESSLREENRNLQKEVENSRQEIHNLTDALKNTEEAKVTNLNVEIRRLRNKVEEMEASHSTKLCSMKAEVTTIASHLHNRDVNIAQLGQTCGDMEKQLREECQRRDQLATELQMTAAQLENLRDQQTVTSQIVREKKATDQSLVEAEIDLTSLKENYTKAVGKLEEENIMLQKKVSSLKDQMLVKEQMGQDEYSSALSHTRDVINGIRGQEDDRIKKICDDYEKKIESLNSRLQEMSSKTSGKNHSVVTDGVLSDPADDNIPSLQIKISATSNGTSQPSTVVPPSVSSSKSSNSEAVKDFLEEVGSLRSRTPTPTRQFLKSIGIAPSTVTETSPNNSIFSTHMDDSIDERELNAILGLQQEDIGNNNKMSKNDGLQDFLKDEELRSKELESRIDKHIENMKEAMAATVNKYLAPV encoded by the exons ATGGACACTACAATATGGGAAGGTATGCAGAAGCAACAATTAGATGGTGGATTACTACTGACATCATGTGGTGCTGAACTGCAAGAATTAATGCGGCAAATTGACATCATGGTCCGACATAAGAAAATGGAATGGGAAGGGGAACTAGCAGCTGTACAG GACAAACTCGAAGTTCGTGAACAAGAACTCGGTCACACTAAATCTATGTTAAATCAAAAACATCAGGAAGTAGGAATGTTGAAACACAAATTAGATGGGTTTGACGGTAGCCAACGAAACGTGGTAAAACAATACGAATCCCAGTTATCGTATCTTCGCAACGAATTACTACAATTGAAATCGACGTACTCAAAAATGCAGAAACATTATGCAAAACAAG GAAAGATAAGTGAGCGAGAGCACACACTTCAAAAAGAACTTGAAAAAACTCGTGCTGAACTTGACTCAAAAGTTCAACAAGAGACAGAGTTTGTGAAAGAGAAAGGAGCATTTGAAGTTAAACTGCGAGCATTGCAACACCAAATCGAATGCCTAGAAGCACAAAGGAAATCATTTGCTGAAAAGAGTGAGAGAATTCAACAGCAG GTTTATACGTACCAAGCCCGTTTGAAGCGTAGCAATCAAATGATCGAGGAGGTCGAGTCTACGAGTCAAAATCTGGTTAAGAAACTTGAATCCGAACTGATCAATGATAAAGAATTGATCCAAACTCAAGAAAATTTGATCAAAGAATTGCAGAATAAAACAAGAGAACTGGATGATTTAAGGAAGGGAACAGTGAAAGAGAAATACATGTTACAG GAGGAACTCGATAAAGCGACCTGTCGAGCCAGAGTTTTCGAAGATGAGGGCCGAGAATTAACATCGACTTTAAAAGCAAGAGAATCAGTCATGCGTGACTCTGAAATAGAAATCGCAGAGCTCAAAAATAGAGTTTCAGATCTCGAGAACATGCTCAGAACGAAACAAAAACTCATTGAATCATTGCAGACAAGATCGCCACTAAAAAGTCGAGAGGATGAAATGCAACGTAACGTCGCACATTTGGAATCTCTCGTCTCGACTTACAGGAACTCAGAATCTAGTCTAAG GGAGGAAAACCGCAACCTACAGAAAGAAGTTGAAAATTCACGACAAGAGATCCATAATTTAACAGATGCTTTGAAAAATACAGAAGAGGCAAAA GTCACTAATCTGAACGTCGAAATTCGTCGCTTGCGGAATAAAGTCGAGGAGATGGAAGCGTCACACTCCACTAAGCTTTGCAGTATGAAAGCAGAGGTCACAACCATAGCATCTCATTTGCATAATCGAGACGTAAATATTGCTCAGCTCGGACAAACGTGTGGCGATATGGAAAAGCAGCTACGAGAAGAATGTCAAAGACGAGACCAACTTGCAACGGAGTTACAAATGACTGCGGCTCAATTAGAAAATTTGAGAGATCAGCAGACCGTGACGTCACAAATTGTGAGAGAAAAGAAAGCTACGGATCAGTCGCTCGTTGAAGCGGAAATTGATCTCACATCTTTGAAAGAAAATTACACAAAAGCTGTCGGGAAACTGGAAGAGGAAAATATAATGCTGCAGAAAAAG GTTTCTAGTCTCAAAGACCAAATGCTAGTTAAGGAGCAAATGGGCCAGGATGAATATTCCTCTGCTCTCTCTCATACTAGGGATGTTATCAACGGCATACGAGGGCAGGAGGACGATAGGATTAAGAAGATCTGCGATGATTATGAAAAGAAAATTGAGAGTTTGAATTCTAG GCTGCAAGAGATGTCATCAAAAACTTCTGGCAAGAATCATTCTGTGGTAACTGATGGAGTTCTGAGTGACCCTGCTGATGATAAT ATACCCAGTCTTCAAATCAAGATTTCTGCAACATCTAACGGCACAAGTCAACCTAGCACAGTCGTTCCACCATCAGTTTCATCTTCAAAATCTAGCAACAGTGAAGCTGTGAAAGACTTCTTGGAAGAAGTAGGGTCACTGAGGTCACGAACTCCGACCCCTACACGACAATTCTTAAAATCAATTGGAATTGCTCCTTCTACAGTAACCGAAACGTCGCcgaataattcaattttttcaactcATATGGACGATAGTATTGATGAAAGAGAATTGAATGCGATACTTGGTCTACAGCAAGAAGATATTGgcaacaataataaaatgtcCAAAAATGACGGTTTACag GATTTCCTGAAAGATGAAGAACTGCGATCCAAAGAATTGGAATCAAGAATTGataaacacattgaaaatatgaaagAGGCGATGGCAGCCACAGTGAACAAATACCTAGCTCCGGTTTAa
- the LOC120339798 gene encoding uncharacterized protein LOC120339798 isoform X2, with product MEDTNIFIQAIEGYEEKQDPLSEELDRFITYIARTGDILGPWEKVQKVFMKKLTSVLDEFYNMAPYKVGKINANATNDDFDEMKKRLLQLTEEFDSPPFTIQRLCELLAEPRKNYTKCDKFMRGIEKNLMVVSSWSNLPRTLSDSNDNNMMVNGVDSMPGNGYTPGSDRFKPHWSNLPPSPISTTPPKIPGVPDFTAVTLPKLEITTGETGESTIEDETKTAVSETPASEERTEQTETTPEMVTEETENTQKPNVSATIISSSPPKTVNIKRKIEDANDESTTKTDKGITDTQIAESPTKKLKSDTVLEQVQSTAGEDSKSADSESHDSAKIESSELVTKDDSTETTTGDSTKMESSESITDSAETEKDDSSKTVSSGLPETNVDQNIPPTQTLTLEPGNTDNTENADKDIGTSVDPPSGTEKKSDDEVQMEVD from the exons atgGAAGAcacaaacatttttattcagGCCATCGAGG gctATGAAGAAAAACAAGATCCCCTGTCAGAAGAACTTGATCGGTTTATAACTTACATTGCAAGGACCGGAGATATCTT GGGGCCATGGGAGAAAGTACAGAAAGTTTTCATGAAGAAATTGACGTCAGTGTTAGATGAATTTTACAATATGGCTCCTTATAAAGTTGGGAAAATCAACGCAAATGCGACCAACGATGATTttgatgaaatgaaaaaaagattGTTGCAGTTGACGGAAGAGTTTGACAG TCCGCCTTTCACAATCCAAAGACTTTGTGAACTTCTTGCAGAACCGAGGAAGAATTACACAAAATGTGATAAATTTATGAGAGGAATTGAGAAAAATCTAATGGTTGTCAGCTCATGGAGTAATCTACCAAG GACTCTCTCAGATAGCAATGACAACAACATGATGGTGAATGGTGTGGACTCGATGCCGGGCAATGGATACACTCCTGGAAGCGATAG ATTCAAACCTCATTGGTCTAATTTGCCACCATCACCAATCAGCACTACCCCACCTAAGATACCGGGAGTTCCAGATTTTACAGCAGTTACTTTGCCAAAGCTGGAAATCACTACTGGAGAAACAGGAGAGTCTACTATTGAAGATG AGACAAAGACAGCAGTTTCTGAAACCCCCGCTTCTGAGGAAAGGACTGAACAAACTGAAACAACACCTGAAATGGTAACAGAAGAAACTGAGAACACACAG AAACCCAACGTCTCTGCAACCATAATTTCCTCCTCACCCCCAAAGACTGTGAACATAAAACGAAAAATCGAGGATGCTAATGATGAGAGTACCACCAAAACGGACAAAGGTATAACGGACACACAGATCGCAGAAAGCCCCACCAAAAAATTGAAGTCTGATACGGTATTGGAACAAGTTCAGAGTACTGCTGGTGAAGACAGTAAAAGTGCTGATTCAGAATCACATGACTCCGCAAAAATAGAATCCAGTGAACTAGTCACTAAAGATGACTCAACAGAAACGACTACCGGCGACTCAACAAAAATGGAATCTAGTGAATCAATCACTGACTCAGCAGAAACTGAAAAAGATGACTCCTCAAAAACTGTCAGTTCAGGGTTGCCAGAAACTAATGTAGACCAAAACATTCCCCCAACTCAAACTTTGACCCTTGAACCAGGAAATACAGACAATACTGAGAATGCAGATAAAGACATTGGCACGTCAGTTGATCCACCTAGTGGtacagaaaaaaaatctgaCGATGAAGTACAAATGGAGGTAGATTAA
- the LOC120339798 gene encoding uncharacterized protein LOC120339798 isoform X1: MEDTNIFIQAIEGYEEKQDPLSEELDRFITYIARTGDILGPWEKVQKVFMKKLTSVLDEFYNMAPYKVGKINANATNDDFDEMKKRLLQLTEEFDSPPFTIQRLCELLAEPRKNYTKCDKFMRGIEKNLMVVSSWSNLPRTLSDSNDNNMMVNGVDSMPGNGYTPGSDRFKPHWSNLPPSPISTTPPKIPGVPDFTAVTLPKLEITTGETGESTIEDAETKTAVSETPASEERTEQTETTPEMVTEETENTQKPNVSATIISSSPPKTVNIKRKIEDANDESTTKTDKGITDTQIAESPTKKLKSDTVLEQVQSTAGEDSKSADSESHDSAKIESSELVTKDDSTETTTGDSTKMESSESITDSAETEKDDSSKTVSSGLPETNVDQNIPPTQTLTLEPGNTDNTENADKDIGTSVDPPSGTEKKSDDEVQMEVD; this comes from the exons atgGAAGAcacaaacatttttattcagGCCATCGAGG gctATGAAGAAAAACAAGATCCCCTGTCAGAAGAACTTGATCGGTTTATAACTTACATTGCAAGGACCGGAGATATCTT GGGGCCATGGGAGAAAGTACAGAAAGTTTTCATGAAGAAATTGACGTCAGTGTTAGATGAATTTTACAATATGGCTCCTTATAAAGTTGGGAAAATCAACGCAAATGCGACCAACGATGATTttgatgaaatgaaaaaaagattGTTGCAGTTGACGGAAGAGTTTGACAG TCCGCCTTTCACAATCCAAAGACTTTGTGAACTTCTTGCAGAACCGAGGAAGAATTACACAAAATGTGATAAATTTATGAGAGGAATTGAGAAAAATCTAATGGTTGTCAGCTCATGGAGTAATCTACCAAG GACTCTCTCAGATAGCAATGACAACAACATGATGGTGAATGGTGTGGACTCGATGCCGGGCAATGGATACACTCCTGGAAGCGATAG ATTCAAACCTCATTGGTCTAATTTGCCACCATCACCAATCAGCACTACCCCACCTAAGATACCGGGAGTTCCAGATTTTACAGCAGTTACTTTGCCAAAGCTGGAAATCACTACTGGAGAAACAGGAGAGTCTACTATTGAAGATG CAGAGACAAAGACAGCAGTTTCTGAAACCCCCGCTTCTGAGGAAAGGACTGAACAAACTGAAACAACACCTGAAATGGTAACAGAAGAAACTGAGAACACACAG AAACCCAACGTCTCTGCAACCATAATTTCCTCCTCACCCCCAAAGACTGTGAACATAAAACGAAAAATCGAGGATGCTAATGATGAGAGTACCACCAAAACGGACAAAGGTATAACGGACACACAGATCGCAGAAAGCCCCACCAAAAAATTGAAGTCTGATACGGTATTGGAACAAGTTCAGAGTACTGCTGGTGAAGACAGTAAAAGTGCTGATTCAGAATCACATGACTCCGCAAAAATAGAATCCAGTGAACTAGTCACTAAAGATGACTCAACAGAAACGACTACCGGCGACTCAACAAAAATGGAATCTAGTGAATCAATCACTGACTCAGCAGAAACTGAAAAAGATGACTCCTCAAAAACTGTCAGTTCAGGGTTGCCAGAAACTAATGTAGACCAAAACATTCCCCCAACTCAAACTTTGACCCTTGAACCAGGAAATACAGACAATACTGAGAATGCAGATAAAGACATTGGCACGTCAGTTGATCCACCTAGTGGtacagaaaaaaaatctgaCGATGAAGTACAAATGGAGGTAGATTAA